Proteins encoded within one genomic window of Citrobacter amalonaticus Y19:
- the mdtM gene encoding multidrug efflux MFS transporter MdtM, whose amino-acid sequence MIEFFKRHATTLFFPMALILYDFAAYLSTDLIQPGIINVVREFDADVSLAPAAVSLYLAGGMVLQWLLGPLSDRIGRRPVLVTGALIFALACTATLFTTSMTQFLVARVVQGTSICFIATVGYVTVQEAFGQTKAIKLMAIITSIVLVAPIIGPLSGAALMHFVHWKVLFAIIAVMGFIAFIGLLLAMPETVQRGVVPFSAIGVIRDFRDVFRNRVFLFGVATISLSYIPMMSWVAVSPVILIDAGGMTSSQFAWVQVPVFGAVIVANMVIARFVKDPTDPRFIWRAIPIQLSGLFVLIAGNLFWPHVWLWSVLGTSLYAFGIGLIFPTLFRFTLFTNNLPKGTVSASLNMVILAVMAVSVEIGRGLWFNGGRIPFHLLGVIAGVAVVFTLKGLLTRVRQYHATELATEK is encoded by the coding sequence ATTATTGAGTTTTTCAAGCGGCACGCCACGACGCTGTTCTTTCCGATGGCGCTGATTCTGTATGATTTTGCCGCCTATTTGTCGACGGATCTGATTCAGCCAGGCATCATCAACGTCGTGCGAGAGTTTGATGCCGATGTCAGTCTGGCACCGGCGGCGGTCAGTCTTTATCTCGCGGGTGGGATGGTGCTGCAATGGTTACTTGGGCCGCTTTCCGACAGGATCGGTCGTCGTCCGGTACTGGTCACCGGGGCGCTCATTTTTGCCCTCGCCTGTACCGCCACGCTATTCACCACCTCAATGACACAGTTCCTGGTGGCGCGCGTGGTACAGGGCACCAGCATCTGCTTTATCGCGACGGTCGGCTATGTCACGGTACAGGAGGCGTTCGGACAGACGAAAGCCATCAAGCTGATGGCGATCATCACCTCTATCGTACTGGTGGCACCCATCATCGGCCCGCTTTCCGGCGCGGCGCTGATGCACTTCGTCCACTGGAAGGTGCTGTTTGCCATTATTGCGGTGATGGGCTTTATCGCCTTTATCGGCCTGTTGCTGGCGATGCCGGAAACGGTCCAGCGTGGCGTAGTGCCGTTTAGTGCAATCGGCGTTATACGTGATTTCCGCGATGTCTTTCGCAACCGCGTTTTCCTCTTTGGGGTCGCCACGATCTCGCTGAGCTACATCCCGATGATGAGCTGGGTCGCCGTTTCCCCGGTGATCCTGATCGACGCAGGCGGCATGACGTCCTCACAGTTCGCCTGGGTACAGGTCCCGGTGTTCGGTGCGGTAATCGTCGCCAACATGGTCATTGCACGTTTTGTGAAAGATCCGACCGACCCGCGCTTTATCTGGCGTGCGATACCCATTCAGCTCAGCGGCCTGTTTGTCCTGATTGCCGGTAACCTTTTCTGGCCCCACGTGTGGCTGTGGTCGGTACTGGGCACCAGCCTGTATGCATTTGGTATCGGGCTTATTTTCCCGACGCTGTTTCGCTTCACGCTGTTTACCAACAACCTGCCGAAAGGAACCGTGTCGGCCTCGCTGAACATGGTTATCCTGGCGGTCATGGCCGTTTCCGTCGAAATCGGGCGTGGACTGTGGTTTAACGGCGGCAGGATCCCGTTTCACCTGCTGGGGGTGATTGCGGGAGTGGCGGTGGTATTCACGTTGAAAGGGTTGTTAACGCGGGTGCGTCAGTATCACGCAACGGAACTGGCAACAGAGAAGTAA
- a CDS encoding helix-turn-helix domain-containing protein: MTHTRDIPQSFWRDERLTWLELRSTWRSHQAYKRHHHPQLSVGAILEGETCCVSHGTEYRLQVGDLIVIPPLVPHSCNPVDGQFRSYHMLYLDADWCLAQLPEPTPNTLFAPNPVIRNPLHFQRFLDLVALMEKRQTAPLVDAARLLLRTLPLQPGNPQRPRATSQFLKERLQRNLLSPPSLDDIAQEFGMRKETLIRTFKQDTGLTPGSYLNIARIDFARTRLRAGDDIADVGYQSGFADQSHFHRTFVSYTAATPRQYARGRSISDNN, from the coding sequence GTGACCCACACCCGAGATATTCCGCAATCGTTCTGGCGCGATGAACGGCTGACGTGGCTGGAACTGCGCAGCACCTGGCGCAGTCATCAGGCGTATAAGCGTCATCATCATCCGCAACTCTCTGTTGGGGCCATTCTGGAAGGTGAAACCTGCTGCGTCAGCCACGGCACAGAATATCGCCTGCAGGTGGGCGATCTGATTGTGATCCCGCCACTGGTGCCCCACAGCTGTAATCCGGTCGATGGACAGTTTCGCAGCTACCATATGCTCTACCTGGACGCCGACTGGTGTCTTGCTCAGTTGCCAGAACCGACGCCCAACACGCTTTTCGCACCGAATCCGGTTATCCGCAACCCACTCCACTTTCAACGCTTTCTGGATCTTGTTGCGTTAATGGAGAAGCGGCAAACCGCACCGCTTGTCGATGCCGCCCGCCTCCTGTTGCGCACACTCCCCTTGCAGCCAGGAAATCCGCAGCGTCCGCGCGCGACCAGTCAGTTTCTGAAAGAGCGACTGCAACGCAATTTGCTTTCTCCTCCGTCGCTGGATGACATCGCACAAGAGTTTGGCATGCGTAAAGAGACGCTGATCCGCACCTTTAAGCAGGACACCGGCCTGACGCCGGGCAGCTATCTGAACATCGCACGGATTGATTTTGCCAGGACGCGACTGCGCGCCGGAGACGACATCGCCGACGTCGGCTATCAAAGCGGCTTTGCCGACCAGAGCCATTTCCACCGCACCTTTGTCAGCTATACCGCCGCCACGCCGCGCCAGTATGCGCGGGGACGATCAATATCAGACAATAATTAG
- a CDS encoding dicarboxylate/amino acid:cation symporter, whose product MWTRLEPYKSSIILLLALVAGGLLGIYAPAFASKLQPIGQIFLNLLFMIIVPLVGISVMSSIASMTDLKRLGRIMAIIFIVSIAMAFIPAAGIVALALWYNPAQGVTIDLSQSVQAGSGKMDFVSMITTNDFIGLFSKSNILALIVMAIIAGIAIGQSEQAGKRIASLLEDANTVIMKIVSIIMKVAPLGLGCYFAATMASQDSGLLLTFARAIGLFMVATLGYYILGSILYSYIGGGVPAVKAFWRHAIEPSVTALGTCSSLGTLPVTLRAGKAMGINPEIVDVSIPLLVNLNKGGVAMIAALKIVFIYSVLGIPFTTETFFLTMLIAVLSAIIVGGVPGGAFLGEIFIVTTLGLPMETIPMLVVLGTITDAPATLINVIHDLNAAQIVERFSGKKSVNAEINATATVAEV is encoded by the coding sequence ATGTGGACACGACTCGAACCCTACAAATCGTCAATTATTTTATTACTTGCTCTGGTGGCTGGTGGTTTATTAGGGATTTATGCCCCCGCGTTTGCCAGTAAACTCCAGCCGATAGGTCAGATTTTCCTGAACCTGTTATTTATGATTATCGTTCCGCTGGTGGGAATCAGCGTAATGTCCTCCATCGCCAGCATGACCGACCTGAAACGCTTAGGGCGAATTATGGCGATTATCTTTATCGTTTCCATCGCAATGGCGTTTATTCCGGCGGCCGGGATCGTGGCGTTAGCCCTGTGGTACAACCCGGCGCAGGGGGTCACCATCGATCTTTCGCAGTCCGTGCAGGCGGGCAGCGGCAAGATGGATTTTGTCAGCATGATCACCACTAACGACTTTATTGGCCTGTTTTCTAAGTCGAATATTCTCGCGCTGATCGTGATGGCGATTATTGCAGGGATCGCGATTGGTCAGTCAGAACAGGCGGGTAAACGCATTGCTTCGCTGCTGGAAGATGCCAACACCGTCATTATGAAGATCGTATCGATCATCATGAAGGTCGCGCCGCTGGGGCTTGGCTGCTACTTTGCCGCCACGATGGCCAGTCAGGATTCCGGACTGCTGCTTACCTTTGCCCGGGCGATTGGTCTGTTCATGGTTGCCACGCTGGGTTACTACATTTTGGGTTCTATTCTTTACTCTTACATTGGCGGCGGCGTACCGGCGGTGAAGGCCTTCTGGCGTCACGCCATTGAGCCTTCCGTGACGGCGCTGGGCACCTGCTCTTCGCTGGGAACGCTGCCGGTGACCCTGCGCGCGGGCAAAGCGATGGGGATTAACCCGGAAATTGTCGATGTCTCGATCCCGCTACTGGTCAACCTGAACAAAGGCGGCGTGGCGATGATCGCGGCGCTGAAGATCGTCTTTATCTACTCGGTGCTGGGGATTCCGTTCACCACGGAAACCTTCTTCCTGACCATGCTGATCGCCGTGCTGTCCGCGATCATCGTTGGCGGCGTGCCGGGTGGGGCGTTCCTCGGGGAGATCTTTATCGTCACCACGCTGGGGCTGCCGATGGAAACCATTCCGATGCTAGTGGTGCTGGGCACCATTACTGATGCGCCAGCGACGCTGATTAACGTGATTCATGATTTGAATGCGGCACAAATTGTAGAACGCTTCTCCGGGAAAAAATCGGTGAATGCTGAGATAAATGCGACGGCTACGGTAGCCGAGGTTTAA
- the yjiL gene encoding putative 2-hydroxyacyl-CoA dehydratase activator YjiL (YjiL, as found in Escherichia coli, is a homolog of the activator ATPases of enzymes such as lactoyl-CoA dehydratase, (R)-phenyllactate dehydratase, and 2-hydroxyisocaproyl-CoA dehydratase. The typical substrate of those enzymes is acyl-CoA with an OH at the beta-position. YjiL is the putative activator for the cognate protein YjiM, a putative 2-hydroxyacyl-CoA dehydratase with unknown specificity, encoded by the adjacent gene.) — protein MTYSIGIDSGSTATKGILLADGVIQRRFLCPTPFRPADAIREAWDVLAQDLETRPYLTLTGYGRQLVDFADKQVTEISCHGLGARLLAPATRTVIDIGGQDSKVIQLDDDGNLTDFLMNDKCAAGTGRFLEVISRTLGASVEQLDAITAGVAPHAISSMCTVFAESEVISLRSAGIAPEAILAGVINAMARRSANFIGRLSSQGPLLFTGGVSHCTAFAHMLEGHVGIPVHTHPDAQFAGAIGAALIGQRQRKHG, from the coding sequence GTGACGTATTCGATAGGGATTGATTCCGGCTCGACGGCGACCAAAGGTATCTTACTGGCAGACGGCGTGATTCAGCGCCGTTTCCTGTGCCCGACGCCATTCCGCCCGGCCGACGCCATCCGCGAGGCCTGGGACGTTCTCGCACAAGATCTGGAAACGCGGCCATACCTGACCTTAACCGGCTATGGCCGCCAGTTGGTTGATTTTGCCGACAAGCAGGTGACCGAAATCTCCTGTCACGGACTGGGCGCACGACTACTCGCTCCCGCCACCCGCACGGTCATTGATATTGGCGGACAGGACAGCAAGGTTATCCAACTGGATGACGACGGTAACCTCACCGACTTCCTGATGAATGACAAATGTGCAGCGGGCACCGGACGTTTTCTGGAAGTGATTTCGCGTACCCTGGGCGCCAGCGTGGAGCAACTCGACGCCATTACCGCCGGGGTTGCTCCGCACGCCATCAGCAGCATGTGCACCGTTTTTGCCGAATCCGAAGTGATTAGCCTGCGCTCTGCGGGTATCGCCCCGGAAGCGATCCTCGCAGGCGTGATCAACGCAATGGCGCGGCGCAGCGCCAACTTCATCGGCCGACTCTCGTCACAAGGACCGCTGCTGTTTACCGGCGGCGTCAGCCACTGCACGGCCTTTGCCCACATGCTGGAAGGCCATGTCGGCATCCCGGTACACACTCACCCGGACGCGCAGTTTGCGGGTGCCATTGGCGCGGCGCTGATTGGTCAACGGCAGAGAAAACACGGATGA
- a CDS encoding DUF445 domain-containing protein, translating to MNKIAELKRAKLLALSLLLIAATTFVVTLFLPPGFWVSGIKAIAEAAMVGALADWFAVVALFRRVPLPFISRHTAIIPRNKDRIGENLGQFVQEKFLDTQSLVALIRRHEPALLIGNWFSQPENAQRVGQHLLQIMSGFLELTDDARIQRLLKRAVHKAIDKVDLSGTSALMLESMTKNDRHQALLDTLIAQLIALLQRDSSRTFIARQIVHWLETEHPLKARILPTEWLGEHSAELVSEAVNSLLDDITHDRAHQIRHAFDRATFKLIDKLKNDPEMANRAESIKDYLKEDEAFNRYLGELWADLRQWLKQDINAEDSRVKQRIAHAGQWFGETLIADDALRASLNGHLEQAAHRVAPEFAAFLTRHISDTVKSWDARDMSRQIELNIGKDLQFIRVNGTLVGGTIGLVLYLLSQIPSLLPALSTF from the coding sequence ATGAATAAAATCGCTGAACTCAAACGCGCCAAACTGTTGGCGCTCTCGTTACTGCTGATCGCTGCCACCACGTTCGTCGTCACCCTCTTCCTGCCGCCCGGCTTTTGGGTCAGCGGGATCAAAGCCATTGCCGAGGCGGCGATGGTCGGGGCGCTGGCGGACTGGTTTGCGGTGGTGGCGTTGTTTCGCCGCGTTCCTCTCCCGTTCATTTCGCGGCACACGGCGATTATTCCCCGCAATAAGGACCGGATCGGCGAGAATCTGGGTCAGTTCGTGCAGGAGAAATTCCTCGACACTCAGTCCCTGGTCGCGCTAATCCGCCGCCATGAGCCCGCGCTACTGATTGGTAACTGGTTCAGCCAGCCGGAAAACGCACAGCGAGTCGGGCAGCATCTGTTGCAGATCATGAGCGGCTTTCTGGAACTGACTGACGATGCCCGTATTCAGCGCCTGCTAAAACGTGCGGTACATAAGGCGATTGATAAGGTCGATCTTTCCGGCACCAGCGCCCTGATGCTGGAAAGCATGACCAAAAACGATCGCCATCAGGCGCTGCTCGACACGCTGATCGCCCAGTTGATAGCCCTCCTCCAGCGCGACAGTTCCAGGACCTTTATCGCCCGGCAGATTGTCCACTGGCTGGAGACCGAGCATCCGCTGAAGGCCCGAATTCTGCCCACCGAGTGGCTGGGCGAACACAGTGCGGAGCTGGTGTCAGAGGCGGTGAACTCGCTGCTTGATGACATCACTCACGATCGCGCCCATCAGATTCGCCACGCCTTCGATCGCGCCACCTTTAAACTCATCGATAAACTGAAAAACGATCCCGAGATGGCGAACCGGGCGGAAAGCATCAAGGATTACCTGAAAGAAGATGAGGCCTTTAACCGCTATCTCGGCGAGCTGTGGGCGGATTTACGCCAGTGGTTGAAGCAGGATATCAACGCCGAGGATTCCCGGGTGAAACAGCGAATCGCCCATGCCGGGCAGTGGTTTGGCGAAACGCTGATCGCCGACGATGCGCTACGCGCCTCGCTCAACGGCCATCTGGAGCAGGCCGCCCATCGGGTGGCGCCGGAGTTTGCCGCCTTCCTGACCCGCCACATTAGCGACACGGTGAAAAGCTGGGATGCCCGCGATATGTCACGGCAGATTGAACTTAACATCGGTAAAGATTTGCAGTTTATCCGCGTCAACGGCACGCTGGTGGGAGGGACTATCGGGCTGGTGTTATATCTGTTGTCGCAAATCCCCTCACTGCTGCCCGCACTGTCCACTTTTTAA
- a CDS encoding LysR family transcriptional regulator: MSTPISLKHLEFFVRIVDCGGLSEAAVQLNVSPSAVSKSLAAMEDTLGTTLIKRTTRSITLTDAGQYLFNRANKLLKEFDETLNTTSGYYHNPQGELRITCSIAFGYSRLVNLVDKYRTQYPDVNLYIDLNDNFVNLNDSDFDIALRISTAPPQNYATRKLVPIRWAYCASPGYLAKKGMPLRRTDLVNHDCLVYPGLTPVLKVADEQDRLHQLKLHMPIQANSSLVLLKSVLEDQGVAYLPTYLIGDHIQKEEITPLMLDGTIACETHTLYALYFPSKYSNPKVRSFIDFLVVELGTLPAWDNWIPD; this comes from the coding sequence ATGAGCACACCCATTTCTCTCAAGCATTTAGAGTTTTTTGTCCGGATTGTGGACTGCGGAGGATTATCTGAGGCTGCGGTGCAACTGAATGTGTCGCCGTCGGCGGTCAGTAAAAGTCTGGCGGCAATGGAAGATACGCTGGGGACAACATTAATTAAGCGCACAACCCGCAGTATTACACTGACCGACGCCGGGCAATATTTGTTTAACCGGGCTAATAAATTACTGAAAGAGTTTGATGAAACGCTAAATACCACCTCCGGTTATTATCACAATCCACAGGGCGAATTACGCATTACCTGCTCGATTGCCTTCGGCTATTCCCGGCTGGTCAATCTGGTGGACAAATATCGCACCCAGTACCCGGATGTGAATCTGTATATCGATCTCAACGATAACTTCGTCAATCTGAACGACTCGGATTTCGATATCGCCCTGCGCATCTCCACCGCGCCACCACAAAACTATGCCACGCGCAAACTGGTGCCGATTCGCTGGGCGTACTGCGCCTCTCCCGGTTACCTCGCAAAGAAAGGGATGCCGCTGCGGCGTACCGATCTGGTGAATCATGACTGTCTGGTTTACCCCGGCCTGACCCCGGTTCTGAAGGTTGCCGACGAGCAGGATCGCCTGCATCAGTTGAAACTGCATATGCCTATCCAGGCCAACAGCAGCCTGGTGTTGCTGAAATCGGTGCTGGAAGATCAGGGCGTGGCCTATCTGCCCACCTATCTGATTGGCGATCATATCCAGAAAGAGGAGATCACCCCGCTGATGCTCGACGGCACCATCGCCTGCGAAACGCACACCCTTTATGCGCTCTATTTCCCCAGCAAATACAGCAACCCGAAGGTGCGTTCATTTATTGATTTTCTGGTCGTGGAGTTAGGGACGCTACCGGCGTGGGACAACTGGATCCCCGACTGA
- a CDS encoding DUF2164 domain-containing protein, translating into MADITLSPAERDGLREALRDYCRDHFELELEQFDAEFFIDFISEKLGPAYYNAGIEEAIRTHLAWSERIQEEMDLKKIL; encoded by the coding sequence ATGGCTGACATTACCCTGTCCCCGGCGGAACGCGACGGTCTGCGCGAGGCGCTCAGAGACTACTGCCGCGATCATTTCGAACTGGAACTGGAACAGTTCGACGCCGAGTTTTTTATTGATTTTATTAGCGAAAAATTGGGCCCGGCGTACTACAACGCGGGCATTGAGGAGGCGATTCGCACCCATCTTGCCTGGAGCGAACGCATCCAGGAAGAGATGGATCTGAAGAAAATTTTATAG
- a CDS encoding double-cubane-cluster-containing anaerobic reductase, which produces MSLITDLPAIFDQFSEARQKGFLTVMDLKEQGIPLVGTYCTFMPQEIPMAAGAVVVSLCSTSDETIEEAEKDLPRNLCPLIKSSYGFGKTDKCPYFYFSDLVVGETTCDGKKKMYEYMAEFKAVHVMQLPNSSQDAASRALWKAEILRLQQAVEARFGTPVTETALREAIILKNRERRALANFYRLGQLNPPALSGSDILKVVYGATFRFDKEALIDELNSMTERVRQAWQDGKRLDARPRILITGCPIGGAAEKVVRAIEDNGGWVVGYENCTGAKATEQCVAETGDVYDALTDKYLAIGCSCISPNDQRLTLLSQMVEEYQADGVVDVILQACHTYAVESLAIKRHVRQQHNLPYIAIETDYSTSDIGQLSTRVAAFIEML; this is translated from the coding sequence ATGTCGCTTATCACCGATCTGCCCGCCATTTTCGACCAGTTCTCTGAAGCCCGCCAGAAAGGCTTCCTCACCGTGATGGATCTCAAAGAGCAGGGAATCCCGCTGGTGGGAACCTATTGCACCTTCATGCCGCAGGAGATCCCGATGGCGGCGGGGGCGGTGGTGGTCTCGCTATGCTCAACGTCCGATGAAACCATCGAAGAGGCCGAAAAAGATCTGCCGCGCAACCTCTGCCCCTTGATCAAAAGCAGCTACGGCTTCGGCAAAACCGATAAATGCCCCTATTTCTACTTTTCTGATCTGGTGGTGGGTGAAACCACCTGTGATGGCAAAAAGAAAATGTACGAGTATATGGCGGAGTTCAAAGCCGTTCACGTCATGCAGTTGCCAAACAGCAGCCAGGATGCCGCCTCCCGCGCGCTGTGGAAAGCAGAAATTCTGCGCCTGCAACAGGCCGTGGAAGCGCGCTTTGGAACGCCGGTAACCGAAACGGCGCTGCGCGAAGCCATTATCCTCAAAAACCGTGAACGTCGCGCACTGGCGAATTTCTATCGTCTCGGGCAGCTTAATCCCCCCGCGTTGAGCGGCAGCGATATCCTGAAAGTGGTGTACGGTGCCACCTTCCGCTTTGATAAAGAAGCCCTTATTGACGAACTGAACAGCATGACCGAACGGGTGCGCCAGGCGTGGCAGGACGGTAAGCGACTGGACGCCCGTCCGCGCATTCTGATCACCGGTTGCCCGATTGGCGGCGCGGCAGAAAAAGTGGTGCGCGCCATTGAAGACAACGGCGGTTGGGTGGTGGGATACGAAAACTGCACCGGCGCGAAGGCAACCGAGCAGTGCGTTGCGGAAACTGGCGACGTGTATGACGCGCTCACCGACAAGTATCTCGCCATCGGCTGTTCGTGCATCTCTCCAAACGATCAGCGCCTGACGCTGCTTAGCCAGATGGTGGAAGAGTACCAGGCAGACGGCGTGGTGGATGTGATTTTGCAGGCCTGTCATACCTATGCCGTTGAGTCACTGGCCATTAAGCGTCATGTTCGCCAACAGCACAACCTTCCCTATATCGCCATTGAAACTGACTACTCCACGTCGGATATCGGCCAGCTCAGCACCCGCGTCGCGGCCTTTATTGAAATGCTGTAA
- the metC gene encoding cystathionine beta-lyase, with product MKDSVKLETQLIIAGRDKRYTQGAVNPVIQRASSLVFDTVKDKKFATANRANGELFYGRRGTYTHFAFQKAMSELEGGVGCALYPCGAAAVTNAILAFVQRGDHLLMTGAAYEPTQDFCNKILSKFNVETTYYDPMIGAGIVDLIRPETKVVFLESPSSITMEVQDVPGMVKAIRAVNPEIVIMIDNTWAAGVLFKALDFGVDISIQAGTKYTIGHSDGMLGTAVSNARCWDQLRENSYLMGQTLDADTAYNGSRGLRTLSVRLKQHQESSIQIARWLSARAEVARVNHPALPECPGHEYFTRDFSGSSGLFSFVLKQRLTDEQLANFLDNFSLFHMAYSWGGFESLILANQPEELNSIRPAGDVDFSGTLVRVHIGLEDVGDLIADLEAGFARIA from the coding sequence ATGAAAGATTCAGTGAAACTCGAAACCCAGTTGATCATCGCCGGACGCGATAAACGCTATACCCAGGGCGCGGTAAACCCGGTTATCCAGCGCGCTTCTTCGCTGGTGTTTGATACCGTGAAGGACAAAAAATTCGCCACCGCTAATCGCGCAAACGGCGAGCTGTTTTATGGTCGTCGCGGCACTTACACCCACTTCGCGTTCCAGAAGGCGATGAGTGAACTGGAAGGCGGCGTTGGCTGCGCGCTCTACCCGTGCGGCGCGGCGGCGGTGACAAACGCGATCCTCGCGTTTGTGCAGCGCGGCGATCATCTGCTGATGACCGGGGCGGCGTATGAACCGACACAGGATTTCTGCAATAAGATCCTGAGTAAATTCAACGTCGAAACAACGTACTACGATCCAATGATTGGCGCCGGGATTGTCGATCTGATCCGCCCGGAAACCAAAGTGGTGTTTCTTGAATCACCGAGTTCGATCACCATGGAAGTGCAGGATGTGCCGGGAATGGTGAAAGCGATCCGCGCAGTGAACCCGGAGATTGTCATTATGATCGACAACACCTGGGCGGCGGGCGTGCTGTTTAAGGCGCTGGACTTTGGGGTGGATATCTCGATTCAGGCAGGCACCAAGTACACGATCGGTCACTCGGACGGCATGCTGGGAACGGCGGTGTCCAACGCCCGTTGCTGGGATCAATTGCGCGAGAACTCGTATCTGATGGGGCAAACGCTGGATGCGGATACCGCGTATAACGGCAGTCGCGGCCTGCGCACGCTGTCGGTACGCCTGAAGCAGCATCAGGAGAGCAGCATCCAGATTGCACGCTGGCTGTCGGCACGAGCGGAAGTGGCGCGGGTGAACCATCCGGCGCTGCCGGAGTGTCCGGGGCACGAATACTTCACGCGTGATTTCAGCGGCAGCTCCGGTTTGTTCTCGTTTGTACTGAAACAGCGACTGACGGATGAACAGTTAGCGAACTTCCTCGATAACTTCTCGCTGTTCCACATGGCTTACTCATGGGGCGGGTTTGAGTCGCTGATTCTGGCAAACCAGCCGGAAGAGCTGAACAGCATTCGCCCGGCCGGGGATGTCGATTTCAGCGGAACGCTGGTGAGGGTGCATATCGGTCTGGAAGATGTTGGCGATTTGATTGCTGACCTAGAAGCCGGATTTGCCCGTATTGCTTAA
- a CDS encoding LysE family translocator encodes MEPLSVLFPPAFPALALAHFVALLSPGPDFFLLVGYAVRYRLRGSAGLCLGIAAGNGLYILLAIAGWGILRQLPQLFTLIALLGALYLLWIGSLLLRSRPQTLTGADAQSTCPGLGKQVLLGLGSSLLNPKNALFYLALMTALLGPSVTLLQQAVSGVWMTSVVLGWDLLIVMGIGLPFVQRRLSHGIVWIERIAGAVLIAFGCGIVWRFLFP; translated from the coding sequence ATGGAACCGTTGTCTGTACTCTTTCCCCCTGCGTTTCCCGCACTGGCGCTGGCGCACTTTGTGGCGCTGCTCAGTCCCGGACCGGATTTCTTTTTACTGGTGGGTTACGCCGTTCGCTATCGGCTGCGCGGCAGTGCCGGACTGTGCCTGGGGATCGCCGCCGGTAATGGCCTCTATATCCTGCTGGCGATTGCCGGCTGGGGGATCCTCCGACAACTCCCCCAGCTCTTCACGCTGATCGCGCTGTTGGGCGCACTCTATTTGCTGTGGATTGGCAGCCTGCTGCTACGCAGTCGTCCACAAACGCTGACGGGCGCAGATGCCCAGTCCACGTGTCCAGGGTTGGGTAAGCAGGTGCTGCTGGGACTAGGCTCGTCGCTGCTCAACCCGAAAAATGCCCTGTTCTATCTGGCGCTGATGACCGCCCTGCTTGGCCCGTCAGTGACGCTGTTGCAGCAGGCCGTCAGCGGCGTCTGGATGACCAGCGTCGTGCTAGGCTGGGATCTGTTGATTGTGATGGGAATTGGCCTGCCGTTTGTCCAGCGACGGCTCAGTCACGGGATCGTGTGGATCGAACGCATTGCCGGGGCCGTGCTGATCGCCTTTGGCTGCGGGATCGTCTGGCGTTTTCTCTTCCCGTAG
- a CDS encoding DUF3343 domain-containing protein: MTEYLFLFHSTVGVIQTRKALQAAGMTFRVADIPRQLRGGCGLCVYLHCQPGEEERWVIPGHTESIYRLEQGDWHCVATFDAPAR, encoded by the coding sequence ATGACGGAGTATCTGTTTTTGTTCCATTCGACGGTGGGCGTGATTCAGACCCGCAAAGCGTTGCAGGCCGCTGGTATGACCTTTCGGGTCGCTGACATCCCCCGCCAGCTGCGCGGGGGCTGTGGGCTGTGCGTCTACCTGCATTGCCAGCCCGGAGAAGAAGAACGGTGGGTGATCCCCGGTCATACCGAATCTATTTACCGCCTTGAGCAGGGCGACTGGCACTGCGTGGCAACCTTCGATGCGCCAGCACGCTAA